A stretch of the Gammaproteobacteria bacterium genome encodes the following:
- a CDS encoding BolA family transcriptional regulator: protein MSTTRVDLIRERLTAAFAPTHLDIQDDSAKHAGHAGARAGGGHFRVRINAAAFAGKSPIERHRMVYAALGDAMRNDLIHALSIEADAPDAG from the coding sequence ATGAGTACAACCCGTGTGGACCTGATCCGCGAACGCCTGACCGCCGCGTTCGCCCCGACCCACCTGGACATCCAGGACGATTCCGCCAAGCACGCCGGTCATGCCGGCGCACGCGCCGGTGGCGGCCATTTCCGGGTGCGCATCAACGCCGCGGCCTTCGCTGGCAAGTCGCCGATCGAGCGTCACCGCATGGTCTATGCGGCGCTCGGCGACGCCATGCGCAACGACCTCATCCACGCCCTCAGCATCGAGGCCGACGCGCCCGACGCCGGCTGA
- a CDS encoding YciI family protein, whose amino-acid sequence MLYAIISRDVDDSLQRRQDARPAHLARLEALRDAGRLVLAGPHPAIDSNDPGPAGFTGSLVVAEFESLQAARTWADADPYLEAGVYAGVTVKPFKKVLP is encoded by the coding sequence ATGCTCTACGCCATCATCAGCCGCGATGTCGACGACAGTCTGCAGCGGCGCCAGGACGCGCGCCCGGCGCACCTCGCACGCCTCGAGGCCCTGCGCGATGCCGGCCGCCTGGTGCTGGCCGGCCCGCACCCGGCCATCGACAGCAACGACCCCGGTCCCGCCGGCTTCACCGGCAGCCTGGTGGTGGCGGAATTCGAATCCCTGCAGGCAGCCCGCACCTGGGCGGATGCCGATCCCTATCTCGAGGCCGGCGTCTACGCCGGCGTGACCGTGAAACCCTTCAAGAAGGTATTACCCTGA